The Nerophis ophidion isolate RoL-2023_Sa linkage group LG07, RoL_Noph_v1.0, whole genome shotgun sequence genome contains a region encoding:
- the LOC133556072 gene encoding phosphatidylcholine transfer protein-like isoform X2 produces MSLRFSDEDFQAAWKELDEPQLEGGWELFTETMGVKIYRLFDKETGLYEYKVFGGLSSCTAELCADVYMDLAYRKHWDGYVKELSEEQFDGQTAIYWEVKYPFPLSNRDYLYVRERRVLDVDGRKIWVILARSSPGTPCPEKSGVLRVKDYKQTVAMETDGASGTKERCSWLPHRHAEGLQQLSNLLPEEMTPDFYFLLKL; encoded by the exons ATGTCGTTGCGGTTCTCGGATGAAGACTTCCAAGCGGCCTGGAAGGAGTTGGACGAGCCGCAGCTGGAAGGAGGATGGGAACTTTTCACCGAGACGATGGGCGTGAAAATCTACAGGCTTTTTGATAAG GAAACGGGACTTTACGAGTACAAAGTGTTTGGCGGGCTCAGCAGCTGCACTGCAGAGCTGTGTGCGGACGTCTACATGGACCTGGCCTATCGCAAGCACTGGGATGGATACGTCAAAG AGCTCTCTGAGGAGCAGTTTGACGGACAAACAGCCATCTACTGGGAAGTCAAGTACCCATTCCCTCTGTCCAACAGAGAC TATTTATACGTCCGGGAGCGCAGAGTCCTGGACGTGGACGGCAGGAAGATCTGGGTCATCCTGGCCAGAAGCTCTCCAGGGACGCCGTGCCCGGAGAAGAGCGGCGTgctgagagtgaaggactacaagcaGACCGTCGCCATGGAGACGGACGGCGCCAGTGGGACTAAAG AGCGGTGTTCCTGGCTTCCTCACCGACATGCAGAAGGCCTGCAGCAACTATCCAACTTACTGCCAGAAGAAATGACACCTGACTTTTATTTCTTGCTCAAACTGTGA
- the LOC133556072 gene encoding phosphatidylcholine transfer protein-like isoform X1 translates to MSLRFSDEDFQAAWKELDEPQLEGGWELFTETMGVKIYRLFDKETGLYEYKVFGGLSSCTAELCADVYMDLAYRKHWDGYVKELSEEQFDGQTAIYWEVKYPFPLSNRDYLYVRERRVLDVDGRKIWVILARSSPGTPCPEKSGVLRVKDYKQTVAMETDGASGTKVFINYFDNPGGMIPTWLVNWASKSGVPGFLTDMQKACSNYPTYCQKK, encoded by the exons ATGTCGTTGCGGTTCTCGGATGAAGACTTCCAAGCGGCCTGGAAGGAGTTGGACGAGCCGCAGCTGGAAGGAGGATGGGAACTTTTCACCGAGACGATGGGCGTGAAAATCTACAGGCTTTTTGATAAG GAAACGGGACTTTACGAGTACAAAGTGTTTGGCGGGCTCAGCAGCTGCACTGCAGAGCTGTGTGCGGACGTCTACATGGACCTGGCCTATCGCAAGCACTGGGATGGATACGTCAAAG AGCTCTCTGAGGAGCAGTTTGACGGACAAACAGCCATCTACTGGGAAGTCAAGTACCCATTCCCTCTGTCCAACAGAGAC TATTTATACGTCCGGGAGCGCAGAGTCCTGGACGTGGACGGCAGGAAGATCTGGGTCATCCTGGCCAGAAGCTCTCCAGGGACGCCGTGCCCGGAGAAGAGCGGCGTgctgagagtgaaggactacaagcaGACCGTCGCCATGGAGACGGACGGCGCCAGTGGGACTAAAG TTTTCATTAATTACTTTGACAATCCTGGCGGCATGATTCCCACCTGGCTGGTCAACTGGGCGTCGAAG AGCGGTGTTCCTGGCTTCCTCACCGACATGCAGAAGGCCTGCAGCAACTATCCAACTTACTGCCAGAAGAAATGA